One window of Arcobacter sp. CECT 8983 genomic DNA carries:
- a CDS encoding response regulator, whose amino-acid sequence MLSTSQNYKNFTILYVEDESIVRSNVEICLNYVFNVIIAENGKVGLEKFNNEKIDLIITDINMPLKDGIAMLKEIRNINPHIPCIITSAVDIEIIERIKSLGVSKCIPKPFDMKDLLNCSMKVLDSI is encoded by the coding sequence ATGTTAAGTACATCACAAAACTATAAAAATTTTACTATTCTGTACGTAGAAGATGAGAGTATTGTCAGATCTAATGTAGAGATTTGTTTAAACTACGTTTTTAATGTAATAATTGCAGAAAATGGTAAAGTAGGTCTTGAAAAGTTCAATAATGAGAAAATAGACTTAATTATTACAGATATCAATATGCCCCTAAAAGATGGAATAGCAATGCTTAAAGAGATTAGAAATATTAATCCTCATATTCCATGCATCATAACTTCTGCTGTTGATATAGAAATAATTGAAAGAATTAAGAGCTTAGGTGTTAGTAAATGCATACCAAAACCTTTTGATATGAAAGATTTACTTAATTGTAGTATGAAGGTGTTAGATTCAATATAA